One Nodosilinea sp. FACHB-141 DNA segment encodes these proteins:
- the pilM gene encoding type IV pilus assembly protein PilM — translation MDSLKAIFSRKPRGVGIELTPERVNLARLKKQGASLKLEALASVELAEGIYEEGQILDTAAMADAIQTVLAESKLKVRQATTAIPGRAITRVIPVPAELDDDELREMVLNQEASLYLPFPREEADVDYQKLGYFVDEDGIEKVQVLLVAVRKDLTDPYIEVFQQAGLALNVLETSSFALIRTIREQLRQFTPQEAAAVVDIEFENTEISIVVDGVPHFSRTVPIGTFQIQSALSRAMNLPPSRNTELLQGMTVPIQTMDTVGAPQMGNTNPGTTAMLRVLGELSDELRRSIDFYLNQGEDMEVAQLLLAGPGASIGQLDEFLAQRLSLPASQIDPISALSLEVAEDIPESQRAGLATVIGLGMREV, via the coding sequence GTGGATAGTCTCAAAGCCATTTTTAGTCGCAAGCCTCGGGGAGTTGGCATTGAGCTAACCCCCGAAAGAGTTAATTTGGCCCGCCTAAAAAAGCAGGGAGCCTCGCTTAAATTAGAAGCCTTGGCCTCGGTAGAACTGGCCGAGGGCATTTACGAGGAAGGCCAAATCTTAGACACCGCCGCCATGGCTGACGCCATTCAAACGGTGCTCGCTGAAAGCAAGCTCAAGGTCAGGCAGGCCACCACTGCTATTCCAGGGCGGGCAATTACCCGCGTCATTCCTGTGCCCGCCGAGCTCGACGACGACGAGCTGCGCGAAATGGTGCTCAACCAAGAGGCCAGTCTCTATCTGCCCTTCCCCCGCGAGGAGGCCGATGTTGACTATCAAAAACTCGGCTATTTTGTCGACGAAGATGGCATTGAGAAGGTGCAGGTGCTGCTGGTAGCGGTGCGTAAAGACCTCACCGATCCATATATTGAAGTGTTTCAGCAGGCGGGGCTGGCGCTCAACGTGCTTGAGACCTCCAGCTTTGCCCTGATTCGCACGATTCGGGAGCAGCTGCGGCAGTTTACGCCCCAGGAGGCCGCCGCCGTAGTCGATATCGAGTTTGAAAACACCGAAATCTCCATTGTGGTTGACGGGGTGCCCCACTTCTCGCGCACCGTACCCATTGGAACTTTTCAAATTCAAAGCGCCCTCAGCCGCGCCATGAATTTACCTCCCTCCCGCAACACGGAGCTGCTCCAGGGCATGACGGTGCCTATTCAAACGATGGATACTGTGGGTGCGCCCCAGATGGGCAACACCAACCCTGGCACTACTGCCATGCTGCGGGTGCTAGGCGAGCTGTCTGACGAACTGCGCCGCTCCATCGACTTCTACCTCAACCAGGGCGAAGACATGGAGGTGGCGCAGCTGCTACTGGCCGGACCGGGAGCTTCCATTGGGCAGCTCGACGAGTTTTTGGCCCAGCGGCTGAGTCTGCCAGCCAGCCAAATTGACCCGATCTCAGCGCTGTCGTTGGAAGTGGCTGAGGATATTCCCGAGAGTCAGCGGGCAGGGTTGGCAACGGTAATCGGTCTTGGCATGCGGGAGGTGTAG
- a CDS encoding PilN domain-containing protein, whose translation MYGLDINFLKDREVRVFEARPRARGGGGVAPGDRRPLVLGLAVALIPLALVGGYWAVTRSQVNQLRARSAELDAETAQLQSQLQEISGIQGQIDLIRSEINAFVTVFNDILPWSALLQDIRTRTPARVQIVGLSQTTTTPEATDPNVVPESSEGISINGVACSYDEINDFALVLQRSPLLQSETVAISQAQQQPTLLDPQTQGRCPGTAVGDPDFLIDYTIGANITDTPASQLVDELERQGTVGLVTRIQALREKGVIE comes from the coding sequence ATGTACGGTCTCGATATTAATTTTCTCAAGGACCGCGAAGTTCGCGTCTTTGAGGCCAGACCCCGAGCTCGGGGTGGCGGCGGGGTGGCCCCAGGCGATCGCAGACCGCTAGTTTTGGGGTTGGCGGTGGCGCTGATACCCCTGGCGTTGGTGGGGGGCTACTGGGCGGTGACGAGAAGTCAGGTCAACCAGCTCCGGGCTCGCAGTGCTGAACTAGACGCTGAGACGGCTCAGCTGCAGAGTCAGCTCCAGGAGATTAGTGGTATTCAGGGGCAGATCGACCTCATTCGATCTGAAATCAACGCTTTCGTGACGGTCTTCAACGATATTCTCCCCTGGTCGGCGCTGCTGCAAGATATTCGCACCCGTACTCCGGCTCGCGTTCAAATCGTTGGCCTCAGCCAGACCACGACTACCCCCGAAGCAACTGATCCCAACGTTGTGCCGGAGTCGTCTGAAGGAATTTCCATTAACGGTGTGGCCTGTTCCTACGACGAGATCAACGATTTTGCCCTGGTGCTACAGCGATCGCCCCTGTTGCAGTCCGAGACTGTAGCGATTAGTCAGGCCCAGCAGCAACCCACCCTGCTTGACCCCCAAACCCAGGGCCGCTGCCCAGGCACTGCCGTAGGTGATCCTGACTTTTTGATTGACTACACCATCGGAGCCAACATTACTGATACCCCAGCCTCCCAGCTGGTGGATGAGCTAGAGCGCCAGGGTACTGTCGGTTTAGTAACCCGTATTCAGGCCCTGAGAGAAAAAGGAGTGATCGAATGA
- a CDS encoding AMIN domain-containing protein codes for MNRLMNLQPFLLGSTLVALAAQPGLASVTSITNVRLNPTATGLDLVFETQGGDNSSVFTVSQGNTLQADITRAQLNLPDGGSFNQANPAPGISQVSVVPLDANSVRITVSGTSQPPTGAVESSDNQVVLSIRNDGGTAQAPTPVPAEIETVPAPTAPPAVAQAAPEPSPEAAPEPAPEAAPEVPTPASPDVLVPNPEVTIDGAPVPRPQVQQTPPFLPRAVAPPIGDIAVAEGVPSFNNINLGSNERIPKLLLRDAPAREVLSLLARAAGLNLVFTPAGGEAEAGAEGASADGPPVSLDIENESVQDVFNHVLRVTGLQANRVGRSVYVGPSLPVSAQNVSARTLRLNQVDATVATNFLVALGAESAVSRERLVTNVNAVTVAEGTPPITETQTSTVDQIEVSRVDYEDSQGILRGLQVVADERTNSVTLVGRADLIAIATEQLTRIDLRRRQVAVNVRVIDIDLNSLDAFGTSFSFQNGLFGVLSSGGLGILNIGDGGTPNPASQATPTGTPILPRTLGGPGTNATSGNFLAQLLGTVQNGNGKIITDPTLIVQEGQTATVQLTQDVVTELTQTIEVTETGTLTTLDIETEPAGLILQIDVDRIDDNGFVSLSVAPSISAPTDSFTSDAGTFFLLSERQISSGQVRIRDGQTLLLSGIIQESERNSVNKIPILGDIPILGALFRSTVTDNQRRELIVLLTPQILDDSDQSTFGYQYTPSEAVQDILENRGRQEE; via the coding sequence GTGAACCGTCTAATGAACCTGCAACCATTTTTGCTTGGCAGCACCCTCGTTGCCCTAGCTGCCCAACCTGGCTTGGCCTCAGTAACCAGCATTACTAACGTCCGCCTAAACCCCACCGCCACGGGATTAGACCTGGTTTTTGAAACCCAGGGAGGCGATAACAGCAGCGTTTTTACAGTGAGCCAGGGCAACACCCTACAGGCTGATATTACCCGTGCTCAGCTCAACCTGCCCGATGGAGGCAGCTTCAACCAGGCTAACCCTGCCCCCGGCATCAGTCAGGTATCCGTGGTTCCCCTCGATGCCAACAGCGTTCGCATCACCGTCAGTGGCACCAGCCAGCCCCCCACTGGGGCAGTAGAATCCAGCGATAATCAAGTAGTGCTATCGATTCGCAACGATGGCGGGACTGCCCAAGCTCCTACCCCGGTGCCTGCTGAGATCGAGACTGTGCCTGCTCCGACTGCTCCCCCCGCTGTGGCCCAAGCCGCTCCAGAGCCATCTCCTGAAGCTGCCCCAGAGCCGGCTCCCGAAGCCGCCCCAGAGGTGCCGACCCCAGCCAGCCCCGATGTGCTAGTACCCAACCCTGAAGTCACCATCGACGGTGCCCCCGTGCCTCGTCCTCAGGTGCAGCAAACACCTCCCTTTTTACCCCGTGCTGTAGCGCCGCCAATTGGTGACATTGCTGTAGCGGAGGGAGTGCCCTCCTTCAACAACATCAACTTAGGTAGCAACGAGCGCATCCCCAAGCTGCTGCTACGGGACGCTCCGGCCCGTGAGGTTTTGTCGCTTCTGGCCCGGGCTGCAGGACTCAACCTAGTGTTTACTCCCGCCGGAGGAGAAGCTGAGGCTGGGGCAGAAGGGGCCAGCGCCGATGGTCCGCCCGTTAGTCTAGATATTGAAAATGAGTCTGTTCAGGATGTGTTTAACCACGTTCTGCGGGTCACTGGCCTACAGGCTAACCGGGTAGGCCGCAGTGTCTATGTTGGCCCAAGCTTGCCGGTTTCAGCCCAAAATGTCTCTGCTAGAACCCTACGGCTGAATCAAGTTGACGCCACTGTGGCCACCAACTTTCTGGTGGCCCTAGGTGCGGAGAGCGCCGTCAGCCGAGAGCGCCTAGTCACTAACGTCAATGCTGTGACCGTTGCAGAGGGAACCCCTCCAATTACGGAAACCCAGACTTCAACGGTTGATCAGATTGAGGTGAGCCGAGTTGACTATGAAGATAGCCAAGGAATTCTTCGCGGGTTGCAGGTAGTCGCTGACGAGCGCACTAACTCAGTGACGCTCGTTGGCCGGGCTGATCTGATCGCTATTGCCACCGAGCAGCTCACCCGCATTGACCTGCGTAGACGGCAGGTTGCGGTCAATGTCAGAGTCATTGATATCGATCTCAACTCCCTCGATGCCTTTGGCACCAGCTTCTCATTCCAGAACGGGCTGTTTGGGGTGCTCAGCTCTGGCGGTCTCGGCATTCTCAATATTGGCGATGGTGGTACTCCCAACCCTGCAAGCCAGGCAACCCCCACAGGCACACCTATCCTGCCACGTACGTTAGGTGGCCCCGGTACCAATGCCACCTCCGGCAACTTCTTGGCTCAGCTGCTGGGAACGGTGCAAAACGGCAACGGCAAGATTATTACTGACCCCACTTTAATTGTGCAAGAGGGGCAGACGGCTACGGTTCAGCTAACTCAGGATGTGGTAACTGAGCTGACGCAAACCATTGAGGTGACCGAGACGGGAACCTTGACCACCTTGGACATTGAAACTGAGCCGGCTGGTTTAATTCTGCAAATTGACGTCGATCGCATTGATGACAATGGTTTTGTGTCGCTCTCGGTAGCTCCTAGTATCTCGGCACCAACCGACAGCTTTACCAGTGACGCGGGTACGTTCTTCCTGCTATCAGAGCGCCAAATTAGCTCTGGTCAGGTGCGAATTCGCGATGGTCAAACCCTGCTGCTTTCCGGCATTATCCAAGAGTCGGAGCGCAATAGCGTCAACAAAATTCCCATTCTGGGCGATATTCCCATTTTGGGAGCGCTGTTCCGCAGCACGGTAACCGATAACCAGCGGCGAGAACTGATTGTGCTACTGACGCCGCAAATCTTGGACGACTCGGATCAGTCGACCTTTGGGTATCAGTACACCCCTAGTGAGGCTGTGCAAGATATTCTCGAAAATCGAGGTCGTCAGGAGGAATAA